AAGAAATGGTCGGATTAAAAAAACCTAGTGTTTATTTACTGGAAGACGAATTAGAACAGTTTAAAACAGATATGATTTTAGAATTTGCTAAAGATTCTACAGATAGCAATTTCAACTATAGAAACGAGAATGTTAATGATACAAGACAATGGACCTTTGTAAGAAAAAACGGAACCACATTTCCCGTATTATCAACCATAACGGCCGTTAATGATAAAAAAGGTTTAAATGAAGGCTTTATTGCGGTTGCTACCGATATTTCAAAAATTAAGGAGGTAAAAAATGAATTGCGCAGAAAAAACGATTTATTAATTTTAGCCGAGCAAATTAGTTTAATGGGACATTGGCAGTGGAATACTGTTTTAGACCATGTAAAGTGGTCCCAAAACCTCTATACCTTAGTTGAATTGGACGAAAATTTTATTGATTTAAAATTTGACACGTATTTTGGGTTTGTACATCCAGAAGACAAAGAGATAGTAACTACTTATTTCAATAAAGCTGCAAGTGATAAAAAGTTCTATAATTTTGTACACCGAATTATAACTACAAGCGGAGTTGTTAAAACAATTCAATTAATGGGTAAAGTCATTACCAATGAAAGTGATGAAATTGTTGAAATGATTGGAACGGCGCAAGATGTAACCGAAGCTAAAAAAGCAGAGCAAAAGCTCATAGAAGCAAAGGAAGAATTAGAAATTATAGCTCATAAATTATCGCATCAAAATAAACAACTTGCAGATTTTACACACATCACTTCTCATAATTTAAGGGCGCCTGTAGCAAATCTTAATTCATTATTGGAGATTTACAACTTATCAGAAAATGAAAAAGAACGACTAGATATCTTCGATAAATTTGAAACCGTTACACACCATCTCTCATTCACATTAAACACCTTAATTGAAGCATTAAAAACTAAGATTAGTGATTCTGAAGAAGACCTTGAAGATATAGATTTTAAACAAGTACTTCAAAATACGAACGAAATTCTAAGTGGTGTAATTTTGGAGTCGGGAGCTATAATTAACAGCGATTTTACACAGGTACGCAGTATCTCCTATAATAGAATTTATTTGGATAGTATTTTTCTGAATTTAATAGGGAATGCCATTAAGTATAAATCAGAAGATAGAATACCAGAAATATTTATAACTTCAAAATTAGAAGATGGTAAAATTACCCTTACTTTCAAGGATAATGGACTAGGTATTGACTTAGACAGACACAGACATAAGTTATTTGGTCTAAATAAGGTTTTTCATAGACACCCAGACGCAAAAGGGGTGGGTCTATTTTTGACAAGAACTCAAGTAGAAGCAATGGGTGGCACTATCTCAGCCACCAGCCAAGTTGATAAGGGTACAATTTTTACAATAAACTTTAATTAAGCTTACTATGGATAATATATTAAAAACGTGTATTGTTGATGATGATTCTATTTATAGATTTACTATGGTCAAAACACTTGAGTCAACTAAATTTCCTATGGATATAATGGTCTTTTCTGATGGAGAGGAGGCTATTAATTTTATGTTAGATAATATTGATGAAAATTCAAAATACCCTGATGTAATTTTTCTAGATATTGATATGCCTATTATGGACGGCTTTCAATTTATGGAAGAATACATAAAAATAAAGCCAAGAGTTGGAAAAAAAATTACCATTTACATGGTTTCGTCTTCTTTGGATCCAGTAGATATTGAAAGAGCCAATAATATTAGTGCAATTTCCGATTATATTGTAAAGCCTATTGGAGTAGGGAGGTTAAAAAAGATTATTGAAGAATTATTAGAGGAGCGAAAATAATTACGATATAGTACTATAGTTTTTGTTGGTGGTATAATGTTTTAAACTAGTATTCAATTGAATTGAGTTAAGCTAATCTACTAAAGACCTCTATTTTTGAGGGAACCAAAAAATTAGATTATGTCTTTACTTACTATAATTTTAAATATTCTTTTACCGCCATTAGCTGTTTTTATGAAACATGGTGTTGGTACTACACTCCTAATAAGTATATTATTGACTTTACTAGCTTGGTTGCCAGGAGTAATCCACGCTTTTATAGTTAATCAATAACGATTATCTTAGATAAAATTTAAATTAGAATATTTTTTAACTAATAATCTGAATAAATCCTCAATACACAATTGATGACTTATTCAGATTTTTTTTGTCTCTGCTTCTATTTCCATTAACTTCAAATTAAAATATTGCTTTTGACAAACCAATGTTTTCAGTAATAACTTTGAATCGTTAGTAGTATGTTCCTTTTTCGACCAACTATTTTTAATTGAATATGTAGTTATAAACTAAACACTAATTTCGTAAATAATGAACCAGGTAATTAAAATCGCTATCATTTTTCTGCTACTTGCGGTAGGGTGTAAAGAGCTAAATAAAGAAAACCAAAATGATGATTCAACGGGAAATTTAACACAAGAAAATCCCATGAATACGGCTGATACTATTGTCAAGGAAGCTATTAAAGTACATGGCGGAACATTATATGACAGTGCAGCTTATCAATTTACGTTTCGCGAAAAAAAGTATTCTTTTGATAATAGAAATGGGAATCTCTATACCGTAAGTTCAAAAGATAGTTTAGGAAATACGATTGTAGATATTTTACAGGGAAATAGTTTTGTTAGAACAGTAAATAATAACGCAGTAGAACTATCCAAAAAGGATGTATCGAAATATAGTGAAGCTTTAAACTCGGTTATTTATTTTGCTACATTACCTCATAAATTAAATGACAAAGCTGTAATAAAGGAAAGCGTTGGGGAAGCGATCATTAAAGGGGAAGATTATGATATTATAAAGGTTACTTTTAATAAAATTGGTGGTGGTAAAGACCATGATGATGTTTTTATGTATTGGATAAATAAAAAATCTCATTATATAAATTACTTGGCCTATAGCTATAGTGTAAATGAAGGCGGTGTTCGTTTTAGAAGTGCCTATAACCCAAGAACTATAGATGGTATTCGTTTTCAAGATTATATTAATTGGGAGGCTCCAATTGGAACGCCATTAAAGGACTTGCCGGCAATGTTCGAGAAAGAACAATTAAAAGAACTATCAAGAATTGAAACAGAAGAAGTTCAAAATTTAAATTCCGGGAGTTCAGTAGAATAGATAGCTTTACAAGAGCTTATTTAAACGATATTGATATATTAAAGGGAATACTATTTATTTAATGTACATATTGTCTTAGTAATTATTCCATATTTTTATTGTAATTGGCTAGTTTAAAATTCTTCATTAGTAATACTCAAGAGAAATCATGGGAGTTAATGACATTAATAAAGCAAAAGAATTAACATACAAGTTTGCAATGCAAGAAGGCCGGCAACCTAGAATTATGATTACCGACTTAAGCGAAGTTGGTCAGGACAAAGATGTTAAAAAAAGAGGGTTAAAATTTGCAAATTTAGGTTTTGATGTAGATATATGTCCGCCTTCTCATAATCCTAGAGCTCTGGCTAAGCAAGCGGTAGAGAACGATGTTCATTATATTTGGTTTTCTTATAAATCAAGTAATAATATAGTCTTCGTATCTAAAATAGTAGAAGAGCTTAATAGCTTCGAAAGAGGAGATATTGGTATTGCTATTGGTGGTGAAGTACAGCAAAAAGAATATGAGCTTTTAATAAAAGCAGGGGCAACTGTAATATTTGAACAAAACTCAAAAATTAGTGATGCAGCCATTCATATGCTAGAACTGCTTTTGGATAAGTAATAAAATGGGTGTAGATTAAAAAAATGCCGAATAATATTAATCATTCGGCATTTTTTGTAACTAGTTTTTTTATTATGCCGTAGCAACTTCTACTTCACTTTTTTTGTTTTTCAACCAAAAATAGAGAATGGTAAATAGTACTATTAAAATTGCAGGGAATAGCACCATTGTCCCTAAAGTCTCTTGACCAGAAACCAATTCTAACTCATCGCCAGTTAAGCCCTGTGCCTCTGCAGCTGCTCTATCAGCATCAATCCATCCGCCAATAATAGGTTGAAAAATAGAGGTCGAAAACATACCAATTGCACCAATAATTGACATACCAAGGGCACCTGTTTTAGGAGTTTTAGTTGCCGCTAAGCCAATCATGTTGGGCCAAAAATAAGCGATACCTAATGCAAATATTACAGCTGCAACATAAGCCATTGCTCCTGTTTGGGTACTAAATAAATAGATTCCAATAGTTGCTAAAACGGCAGAACCTAAGAGCACACCTGTCTGGTCAAATTTTGCTACCATATTACCTCCAAAATATCTTGCAATAGCCATTAAACCAGCAGTTAAAGCTAAAATTAATGTTGGTTCAGCACCGCTTTTTGAAAGGATAAGTCCAACCCATTGGTTTGGTCCAAATTCAGAAATAGCAGTAAGTGCCATACAAACTGCAATAAATAAAAATAACGGCGTAAACATTCCTTTTAAGTTTCCACTAATAGTAGCAGCCTCTTCAATTTTAGCTTTAGGCCAAGTTTGACCATAGAATAAATAAGCATAGATAACAGCTGGTATTAAAAGCAACCATACTTGGCTCTGACCAATAATACCGAAATCCGTCATAAAGCCAGATAATAAGCTTCCTACGGCAATACCGCCAGGAAACCACATATGAAACCGATTTAACATTGTACTCATTCTATTACCTTTGTATGCATCAGCAATCATTGGGTTACAGGCAGCTTCGGTACAACCGTTACCAAGCCCTATAAGTAAGTTGGCCACTAATAGGCCCATATAACTTTCAGAAAAAATTAGTAATAAAATACCAATAGCATGTGCAAAAAATGCAAATTGCATAATTACTTTTCCACCTACTTTATGATATATTAATCCTCCAATTACCATGGCAATTGGAAAACCTGCAAACCACATTGAAGTAATTAATCCGGCTTGACTTGCGCTTAATTCTAATTCTGTTTTAAGTTGGTCTAGAATACCTGCGGCAATCGCAAAAGAAAATGCGGTAGTAATTAAAGCGAAACAACTGGCATAAAATAGCCTATTCGCATTTACATTAGAATTTGTACTGGAACTTTCCATATTTGTGTTGATTTAGTAGTTGTTTTGGTTAATTTGCTAAACTAATAAAAATGAAATTATAACAACACTTTTTTAGTAAAATGATACCTTAAGTACGACAGATTGCACAAAATATAGTTTTTACCTAATTTTAATTGTTTTTTGTGTAATTCTATTTTGGGCTTTTTTACCCATATGGTGTTGATTATGAGGAATTAGATAACCTAGCGTATTAATTGCGAAAACTAATTTAAAAGCTATGAAATATTGTATTTGGATTTATTTGCCATTTTTAATGATAAGTTGTGCTGATATAAACAAAGGTTTAGACCGGGAAGTACCATCTGCTGAAGTAAAAGCACACGAAGATTACAACCCAGAGGCAGCATTGGATAGTCTAGGAATTGTTTTAAGAGATCAAGGAACTCCTGTCGCAAATTATGTACATGCTGTAAAAGCAGGGAATCTTATATTTTTAGCAGGAAAAGGACCAAAACAGGCCAATGGCGAAAATATTGTTGGGAAATTAGGCGATGGCTTAACTGTAGAACAAGGCTATCAAGCGGCAAGAGAAGTGGCTATTAATCAGTTATCTGTCTTAAAAGCGGAGCTTGGCAATCTTAATAAAGTAAAAAGAATTGTAAGTGTACACGGTATGGTCAATGCAGTACCAGATTTCAAAGACCATTCTAAAGTAATTAACGGGTATTCAGACTTAATGGTAGCTGTTTTTGGTGATACTGGAAAACATGCACGTGCCGCAGTGGGTATGGGTTCATTACCTGGTAATATTGCAGTAGAGGTGGAGATGATTGTGGAAGTTTGGGAATAGCATAATCAACAACAAAAAAAAAACGAGATTTATATCTCGGTTTTTGCTTGTATACTGATAGTAGATGTTTTAAATAATTTTTCCTCGGTGAGAAATGGTAATCGTATAATAGACTGTTTTTGTATTATTAGATTGTGACCCTGTAATAAAATAACCAAATTGTTCTTTTGTGATTTTCACATTAGAAAGTTCTACATTTTGACTCCAAGTATGAAATTGCATTTTGACTTTTACGTTGTTTCCAGAAGAAGAAATCGAAATGCTTTCTACGGTCTTTTTACTTTGAAAATTATTTCGGTCGTTAAATGCTGTTTCTACATTTTCAATTTTTAAAATATCTCCTTTTGTTAATTTTAGAGGTCCCGAACCAAATGTGGTAAATGGCAATTCTACATTACCATCTTTTTTAACTGTTGATGAGCTTATATGAGCATTAAAAATAAAACCTTCATTAATTTTGGAAACTAAGCGCTCAAAAACTGTATTAATATACTCAAGGTTTTCAAGCGTAATAGTTGATTTTAATGCCTCTGGATTATCTGCTGCCTTAGTACTGTTAAAAGTGAATACAGCTAAAGTAACTAACCCTAATAAAATTGTTTTCTTGTAATTTTTCATAATTTCTGTTTTTATAGTTAATTAAAAATTTATTCGAACCATATTTTTGATATCGCTAGGTTGCAACCTGTTTTACTTCTAGAATCGAATTGAAGTCTTATATAGTCGATATCAGAAAATGTGAAGCCTTCACCTTTTGGTTTTATTTCCGTGAATGGTATTGTGAATACAAACTTACCCTCACGAGCCGGCACATGTTTCCCATAAGCTGCATAGCCGTGGTTAGTGAATAGGTTTAGGTTAATGCCGTTTACCGTACTCTTTGCTTCAAATTCAACCTTTAAAGATTTGTAATTGCTAGCGTCTATATTTAGTGGCGCATTACCATCTTTATTGACGCCATAGTTTATATAAGTAGTGCCTCGAGTGTCATAACCGTAGCTCATGACAAGGATTCCTTTTTCAACGCTTAGTTGCATGTTATGCCCAAATGGATTTTGATTGAGTTTCGCAAACACTTGGCGGTTTTGACCAATAATATGATCGCCCGTTTGTAGTTTTCTGCTTTCACTCATATCAGTGAAAATCAAATTGGATATTTCACCAGTTGTAAAATCATCAATAAGAAGTTGCGCATTTATTGTCATGGATACTGTTAGAACAATTAAGGTGATCAGTTTTTTCATTTCAACATAGATTTTGGTTACTGCTATTCATGTAGTTCACGTCAAAAGGTTAACATTGGTTTTAATTATTTACTTTTAAGTGTTAACTATTTATCCGTAAATACATTAAATGGAAAATCATTCAGATGAAACTTTATTTCAAGCACTTAAAGAAGGCTCTGAATCTGCTTTTAAAAAGGTATATGAAGATAATCGTGAGCTGTTCTTGAATTTTGCAAGGAGATATTCACTGGCAGATGAAGAGGTGTTAGACGCATACCAAGATGCTTATGTGGCATTGTACGAGAATATTCAGAATGGAAAACTAACAACATTAAAAAGCTCCTTAAGTACCTATTTAATAAGTATTGGTAAGTATAAAATAATGGAGCGATTAAGAAAAAGAAATAAACACACCAATAATGAATTGTTATTAAATAGAGTAGAGGAAGAAGATATAGTTATTGAAGAATTTGATATTGATAATCATGAGTTATCAACTGAGCAAAAATTATTAAAAAAGTATTTTGATACTTTGGGAGAAAAATGCCAAAAGATATTAACGCTTTTCTACTACCAACAATACAACATTAAAGAAATAATGGCAGAAGGAAATTACAATAGTGAAAATGTGGTTAAAAGTCAGAAATCAAGATGTTTAAAAACATTAAAAGAAGCCATTAACAATGCCTCCAAATTATGATGGATAAAGAAGAATTAGTATTAAAATATTTTGACGGTTCTTTAACTGAAGAAGAGAAAGTTGTATTTGATCAGCTGGTAGAAAGTGATGCTGAATTTAAATCGCAAGTTGAATTTGAGAAGGATGTTAAATCTGTTATACGAAATAAAGAAAATGACAGTCATAAGAAAAAACTACAAGGTTTTGAATCGGAATTAAGCGGTGGATCCACCCAGAAAAATCGAACTTTTTGGAAACCACTTAGTATTGCTGCGAGTATTGCTTTATTGATAGGTGTAAGCTGGTTTGTTTTTAATTCTGATGTGTTTAATGGAACAGCGGAATTGTATGCCTCTAATTATGAAAAATACCCTAATACAGTGTATACCATAACTCGTGGCGATGCTACGGATGAGTCATTGGAGCGTTTAGCTTTTGAAGCCTATGAAACCAATGATTATGATGCGGCTATTACATATCTTACTGAGTTAAAAGAGAAAACCAGGTTAGATTATGTAGATTTTTATTTAGGCCAAGCTTACCTTGCTAAAGGAGCTAATTTAAAAGCGATAAATAAATTTCAAGAAATTATATCTATAAATAGTGAGTTTAAAGATGAGGCCTATTGGTATGCCGCACTTTCGCATCTTAAATTAGATCAAAAGAAAGAAGCTGAAATTTTGTTAATGGAACTAGTCAAGATGGGTACTTATAAAATGAAAGAAGCAACGGATTTACTTGAAAAACTGAACTAATTTCTTTCTTCCTAGAAAAATTAGTATGACAATAATTATACCTCCGTACAAATACCATTGCCATTTAGATGAGGTAACTAAAGGTTGGGTG
The genomic region above belongs to Maribacter hydrothermalis and contains:
- a CDS encoding RidA family protein → MKYCIWIYLPFLMISCADINKGLDREVPSAEVKAHEDYNPEAALDSLGIVLRDQGTPVANYVHAVKAGNLIFLAGKGPKQANGENIVGKLGDGLTVEQGYQAAREVAINQLSVLKAELGNLNKVKRIVSVHGMVNAVPDFKDHSKVINGYSDLMVAVFGDTGKHARAAVGMGSLPGNIAVEVEMIVEVWE
- a CDS encoding MFS transporter, whose amino-acid sequence is MESSSTNSNVNANRLFYASCFALITTAFSFAIAAGILDQLKTELELSASQAGLITSMWFAGFPIAMVIGGLIYHKVGGKVIMQFAFFAHAIGILLLIFSESYMGLLVANLLIGLGNGCTEAACNPMIADAYKGNRMSTMLNRFHMWFPGGIAVGSLLSGFMTDFGIIGQSQVWLLLIPAVIYAYLFYGQTWPKAKIEEAATISGNLKGMFTPLFLFIAVCMALTAISEFGPNQWVGLILSKSGAEPTLILALTAGLMAIARYFGGNMVAKFDQTGVLLGSAVLATIGIYLFSTQTGAMAYVAAVIFALGIAYFWPNMIGLAATKTPKTGALGMSIIGAIGMFSTSIFQPIIGGWIDADRAAAEAQGLTGDELELVSGQETLGTMVLFPAILIVLFTILYFWLKNKKSEVEVATA
- a CDS encoding tetratricopeptide repeat protein → MMDKEELVLKYFDGSLTEEEKVVFDQLVESDAEFKSQVEFEKDVKSVIRNKENDSHKKKLQGFESELSGGSTQKNRTFWKPLSIAASIALLIGVSWFVFNSDVFNGTAELYASNYEKYPNTVYTITRGDATDESLERLAFEAYETNDYDAAITYLTELKEKTRLDYVDFYLGQAYLAKGANLKAINKFQEIISINSEFKDEAYWYAALSHLKLDQKKEAEILLMELVKMGTYKMKEATDLLEKLN
- a CDS encoding YqaE/Pmp3 family membrane protein yields the protein MSLLTIILNILLPPLAVFMKHGVGTTLLISILLTLLAWLPGVIHAFIVNQ
- a CDS encoding response regulator produces the protein MDNILKTCIVDDDSIYRFTMVKTLESTKFPMDIMVFSDGEEAINFMLDNIDENSKYPDVIFLDIDMPIMDGFQFMEEYIKIKPRVGKKITIYMVSSSLDPVDIERANNISAISDYIVKPIGVGRLKKIIEELLEERK
- a CDS encoding RNA polymerase sigma factor, with amino-acid sequence MENHSDETLFQALKEGSESAFKKVYEDNRELFLNFARRYSLADEEVLDAYQDAYVALYENIQNGKLTTLKSSLSTYLISIGKYKIMERLRKRNKHTNNELLLNRVEEEDIVIEEFDIDNHELSTEQKLLKKYFDTLGEKCQKILTLFYYQQYNIKEIMAEGNYNSENVVKSQKSRCLKTLKEAINNASKL
- a CDS encoding PAS domain S-box protein, translated to MTTRKKDTELQEIHHQIFIEQAPTAIAMLNTDMVYLAASQRWLKDFKLVDEKIVGRSHYDIFPEIGDDWKAKHQLCLNGAIDVCDEAPFYRKDGSIQWIYWDVRPWYNSNGEIGGLLMHTGDITIQKEKELEKKRFESILKDTSEIARIGTWEVELGNNDVIWSQIIYDIHEVPADYKPTLDSTLEFCENDKSRKLVENALNDIIVNGNEVNFEYEIRTAKGNLRFLKVIGKIEYVDGIASRLFGILQDVTSLKHSEQRLNKAHAELEAIFNSKYTAIITTGKDGIINRFNSGAEQLLGYTAKEMVGLKKPSVYLLEDELEQFKTDMILEFAKDSTDSNFNYRNENVNDTRQWTFVRKNGTTFPVLSTITAVNDKKGLNEGFIAVATDISKIKEVKNELRRKNDLLILAEQISLMGHWQWNTVLDHVKWSQNLYTLVELDENFIDLKFDTYFGFVHPEDKEIVTTYFNKAASDKKFYNFVHRIITTSGVVKTIQLMGKVITNESDEIVEMIGTAQDVTEAKKAEQKLIEAKEELEIIAHKLSHQNKQLADFTHITSHNLRAPVANLNSLLEIYNLSENEKERLDIFDKFETVTHHLSFTLNTLIEALKTKISDSEEDLEDIDFKQVLQNTNEILSGVILESGAIINSDFTQVRSISYNRIYLDSIFLNLIGNAIKYKSEDRIPEIFITSKLEDGKITLTFKDNGLGIDLDRHRHKLFGLNKVFHRHPDAKGVGLFLTRTQVEAMGGTISATSQVDKGTIFTINFN
- a CDS encoding DUF6503 family protein, producing MNQVIKIAIIFLLLAVGCKELNKENQNDDSTGNLTQENPMNTADTIVKEAIKVHGGTLYDSAAYQFTFREKKYSFDNRNGNLYTVSSKDSLGNTIVDILQGNSFVRTVNNNAVELSKKDVSKYSEALNSVIYFATLPHKLNDKAVIKESVGEAIIKGEDYDIIKVTFNKIGGGKDHDDVFMYWINKKSHYINYLAYSYSVNEGGVRFRSAYNPRTIDGIRFQDYINWEAPIGTPLKDLPAMFEKEQLKELSRIETEEVQNLNSGSSVE